Proteins encoded by one window of Chromobacterium violaceum ATCC 12472:
- a CDS encoding TlpA family protein disulfide reductase has product MKKGLIIALALLVAAGAAYKLMFSGSPAPEVKLTSLTGAVTSTSALKGKVVLVNFWATSCPGCVEEMPEIKKLHQEYGGKGLNVLAVAMSYDPPNYVQNFVAKNQLPFFVALDPQGATAKAFGDIQLAPTTFLIDKQGNIIKRYVGVMNFAEVRKLIEQHL; this is encoded by the coding sequence ATGAAGAAGGGTTTGATCATTGCGCTGGCGCTGCTGGTCGCGGCCGGCGCCGCCTACAAGCTGATGTTCTCCGGCAGCCCGGCTCCCGAGGTCAAACTGACCTCGCTGACCGGCGCCGTCACCAGCACCTCGGCGCTGAAAGGCAAGGTGGTGCTGGTGAACTTCTGGGCCACCAGCTGTCCCGGCTGCGTCGAGGAAATGCCGGAGATCAAGAAGCTGCACCAGGAATACGGCGGCAAGGGACTCAACGTGCTGGCGGTGGCGATGAGCTACGATCCGCCCAACTACGTGCAGAATTTCGTCGCCAAGAACCAGTTGCCCTTCTTCGTCGCGCTGGACCCGCAAGGCGCCACGGCCAAGGCCTTCGGCGACATCCAGCTGGCGCCCACCACCTTCCTGATCGACAAGCAGGGCAACATCATCAAGCGCTACGTCGGGGTGATGAACTTCGCCGAAGTGCGCAAGCTGATCGAGCAGCATCTGTAA
- a CDS encoding FxsA family protein — protein MRVLPLLLLIYPFAEIAALVALADRIGGLAVFLLVLLSSMLGLWMLRNQKLGALLTLGSVMRQGDKVSLYSLLWPLRYALAGLLFLLPGLLSDVAAVLLLLPLKGPDISLRATGAGPAAGPAGGSDIIEGEFSRVDETTPPGRRIQ, from the coding sequence ATGCGCGTTCTCCCGCTGCTGTTGCTGATTTACCCGTTCGCCGAAATCGCCGCCCTGGTGGCGCTGGCCGACCGCATCGGCGGCCTGGCGGTCTTCCTCTTGGTGCTGCTGTCCTCGATGCTGGGGCTGTGGATGCTGCGCAACCAGAAGCTGGGCGCGCTGCTGACGCTGGGCAGCGTGATGCGCCAGGGCGACAAGGTTTCGCTGTACTCGCTGCTGTGGCCGCTGCGCTATGCGCTGGCCGGCCTGCTGTTCCTGCTGCCCGGCCTGCTCAGCGACGTGGCCGCCGTCCTGCTGCTGCTGCCGCTGAAAGGCCCGGACATCTCGCTGCGCGCCACCGGCGCGGGGCCGGCCGCCGGACCGGCCGGAGGCAGCGACATCATAGAAGGAGAATTCAGCCGCGTGGACGAAACCACGCCGCCGGGACGCCGCATTCAGTGA
- a CDS encoding energy transducer TonB — MADHLYRPRPSASSGPLLWLTLAASLLAHLLILSLGGGAAAPDRRPDPPAARQISIRLARQAAPAAPRTERLAEADRAGSGNSAEPEQLLSRREPPRPKPAAETAETPTPATPIARPTPAPAKVQPPPPSGQVSTGSLLAQVGALSRGGDSAMADSDKESGQAGNALGEAARGYPWARYQADWRLKVERIGNLNYPEEARRQGLHGAVTLEVTIAADGSLQGQRVTRSSGSPVLDDAAQRIVELSSPFPPFPPALARAQAMRIKQKFVFTRDNLLSSH; from the coding sequence ATGGCCGACCACTTGTACCGTCCCCGCCCATCCGCGTCCAGCGGCCCGCTGCTGTGGCTGACGCTGGCCGCGTCGCTGCTGGCCCACCTGCTGATCCTCAGCCTGGGCGGCGGCGCTGCCGCGCCCGACCGCCGGCCGGATCCCCCCGCGGCGCGCCAGATCAGCATCCGCCTGGCCCGCCAAGCGGCGCCGGCCGCGCCGCGGACGGAACGGCTGGCCGAGGCCGACCGCGCCGGCTCCGGCAACAGCGCCGAGCCGGAACAGCTGCTCAGCCGCCGCGAGCCGCCCAGGCCCAAGCCTGCGGCCGAGACGGCGGAAACGCCGACGCCTGCCACGCCCATCGCCCGACCGACGCCCGCCCCGGCCAAGGTCCAGCCGCCGCCGCCCAGCGGCCAGGTCAGCACCGGCTCGCTGCTGGCCCAGGTCGGCGCGCTGTCGCGCGGCGGCGACAGCGCCATGGCCGACAGCGACAAGGAAAGCGGCCAGGCCGGCAACGCGCTCGGCGAGGCGGCGCGCGGCTACCCGTGGGCTCGCTACCAGGCCGACTGGCGGCTGAAGGTGGAACGCATCGGCAATCTGAATTACCCGGAGGAGGCGCGGCGCCAAGGCCTGCATGGCGCGGTGACGCTGGAGGTGACGATAGCGGCCGACGGCAGCCTGCAGGGGCAGCGGGTCACCCGCAGTTCCGGCAGCCCGGTGCTGGACGACGCCGCCCAGCGCATCGTCGAGCTGTCGTCGCCGTTCCCGCCGTTCCCGCCGGCGCTGGCGCGCGCCCAGGCGATGCGCATCAAGCAGAAATTCGTCTTCACCCGGGACAATCTCCTATCCAGCCATTGA
- a CDS encoding sigma-54-dependent transcriptional regulator has translation MRSSDILIVDDEIGIRELLSEILQDEGYTVALAENAEVARQLRNQTRPALVLLDIWMPDCDGVTLLKEWAKSGLLNMPVVMMSGHASIDTAVEATRIGAFDFLEKPIALQKLLTTVQRALKYGDMQANTSLNLDKLGRSEPIQELKRQLERVAKVKSPVLLTGESGSGFELVARFFHQGNTPWVTPAKLEQLADAPLELLQKANNGVLYLPEIGQYSRRVQQGLLFLLSKLDRFNVRLICSCSRPLQELLVDPECDNRLLTALSSVIVPIPPLREHAEDITFIAEQILVELVESKQVPARKLTTAALNAMRQYDWPGNLEQLRSIIKSLALTAESDEVDAAEVNKVLAQFRHEKPVEESGFDFNIPLRELREQLERRYFEYHISLENGNMSRVAQKVGLERTHLYRKLKQLGIKFARKVAEE, from the coding sequence ATGCGTAGCAGCGATATTTTGATTGTGGACGACGAGATCGGCATCCGAGAACTGCTCTCCGAGATCCTGCAGGATGAAGGTTATACCGTGGCCCTGGCGGAAAACGCCGAAGTGGCCCGCCAATTGCGCAACCAGACCCGGCCGGCGCTGGTGCTGCTGGACATCTGGATGCCCGACTGCGACGGCGTCACCCTGCTGAAGGAATGGGCCAAGTCCGGCCTGCTCAACATGCCGGTGGTGATGATGTCCGGCCACGCCAGCATAGACACCGCGGTGGAGGCCACCCGCATCGGCGCCTTCGACTTCCTGGAAAAGCCGATCGCGCTGCAGAAGCTGCTCACCACCGTTCAGCGCGCGCTGAAATACGGCGACATGCAGGCCAACACTTCGCTGAACCTGGACAAGCTGGGCCGCAGCGAGCCCATCCAGGAGCTGAAGCGCCAGCTCGAGCGCGTGGCCAAGGTCAAGTCGCCGGTGCTGCTGACCGGCGAGTCTGGCTCCGGCTTCGAGCTGGTGGCGCGCTTCTTCCACCAGGGCAACACGCCGTGGGTGACGCCGGCCAAGCTGGAGCAACTGGCCGACGCGCCGCTTGAGCTGCTGCAGAAGGCCAACAACGGCGTGCTCTACCTGCCGGAGATCGGCCAGTACAGCCGCCGCGTGCAGCAGGGCCTGCTGTTCCTGCTGTCCAAGCTCGACCGCTTCAACGTGCGCCTGATCTGTTCCTGCAGCCGCCCGCTGCAGGAGCTGCTGGTGGACCCCGAATGCGACAACCGGCTGCTGACCGCGCTGTCCAGCGTGATCGTGCCGATTCCGCCGCTGCGCGAGCACGCCGAGGACATCACCTTCATCGCCGAGCAGATCCTGGTGGAGCTGGTGGAGTCCAAGCAGGTGCCGGCGCGCAAGCTGACCACCGCGGCGCTGAACGCGATGCGCCAGTACGACTGGCCGGGCAACCTGGAACAGCTGCGCAGCATCATCAAGAGCCTGGCGCTGACCGCCGAGTCCGACGAAGTGGACGCCGCCGAGGTCAACAAGGTGCTGGCCCAGTTCCGCCACGAGAAGCCGGTGGAGGAGTCGGGCTTCGATTTCAACATCCCGCTGCGCGAACTGCGCGAGCAGCTGGAGCGCCGCTATTTCGAGTACCACATCTCGCTGGAAAACGGCAATATGAGCCGGGTGGCGCAGAAGGTAGGCCTGGAGCGCACGCACTTGTACCGCAAACTGAAGCAGTTGGGCATCAAGTTCGCCCGCAAGGTGGCGGAAGAGTAA
- a CDS encoding sensor histidine kinase has protein sequence MRYATIAMATVGAILLYLLAVATGNASKLNDYYWWVFGLNSLLLLALLGVVGRQLLRLRQRVRNRVFGAKLTQKLALMFAGVALVPGLLVFTVSAQFLTRSIESWFDVRVEAALDRGLVLGRSALNYVLDDVGRKGRMVQEEVEPLSDGVLPVRLERLREQLGLKEIAVFNRGNGQLLAFAGGDARKLPQSPGHEALRAVKLRTPQQSIENDGNNGLALKVLLAYRGPGEQTRVLQLLQAAPADISRDAEQIESARSEYRQLLLARQGLRTFYMLTLALAVLLALTAALAFALFLSERLSAPLSELAAGTRAVAQGDFSKRHPVYRRDELGMLTTLFNRMTQQLDEARQVAEKSRGELEGGKLYLESILANLSAGVIAFSGDWHIRAANTSASRILGVDFSQLAEHRFPEWGGVMPAVASLVETVMQHADSDVESDWQTQLGYDTAQGERTLLVRGARLPEHSSDGYVLVFNDITELARAQRDAAWGEVAKRLAHEIRNPLTPIQLSAERLAMKLADKLEGPDADMLKRSTDTIIKQVGALKSMVEAFRDYARAPKIKLVKLDLNQVIREVMALYESNPAVKIALDEVPLMIMGDAALLRQVLHNLMQNAQDAVLDVGIPMIQISSRQEEGNALVCVEDNGAGFGPDILRRAFEPYVTSKAKGTGLGLAVVKKIMEEHHGQVILGNAEQQGARVLLSLPLLEA, from the coding sequence ATGCGCTACGCCACCATCGCGATGGCGACGGTCGGGGCCATCCTGCTGTATCTGCTGGCGGTGGCCACCGGCAACGCGTCCAAGCTCAACGATTACTACTGGTGGGTGTTCGGGCTGAACAGCCTGCTGCTGCTGGCCCTGCTGGGCGTGGTGGGCCGCCAGCTGCTGCGCTTGCGGCAGCGGGTGCGGAACCGCGTGTTCGGCGCCAAGCTGACGCAGAAGCTGGCGCTGATGTTCGCCGGCGTCGCGCTGGTGCCCGGCCTGCTGGTGTTCACCGTGTCCGCCCAGTTCCTGACCCGCAGCATCGAGAGCTGGTTCGACGTGCGTGTCGAGGCGGCGCTGGACCGCGGCCTGGTGCTGGGCCGCAGCGCGCTCAACTACGTGCTGGACGATGTCGGCCGCAAGGGGCGGATGGTGCAGGAGGAAGTGGAGCCGCTGTCGGACGGCGTGCTGCCGGTGCGGCTGGAGCGGCTGCGCGAGCAGCTGGGGCTGAAGGAAATCGCCGTTTTCAATCGCGGCAACGGCCAGTTGTTGGCCTTCGCCGGCGGCGATGCGCGCAAGCTGCCGCAATCGCCCGGCCATGAGGCGCTGCGCGCGGTCAAGCTGCGCACGCCGCAGCAGAGCATAGAAAACGACGGCAACAATGGCCTGGCCTTGAAAGTTTTGCTTGCCTACCGCGGGCCGGGCGAGCAAACCCGCGTGCTGCAATTGCTGCAGGCGGCGCCGGCCGACATCAGCCGCGACGCCGAGCAGATAGAAAGCGCGCGCTCCGAATACCGCCAGTTGCTGCTGGCGCGCCAGGGCCTGCGCACCTTCTACATGCTGACGCTGGCGCTGGCGGTGCTGCTGGCGCTGACGGCGGCGCTGGCCTTCGCGCTGTTCCTGTCCGAGCGGTTGTCCGCGCCGCTGTCCGAGCTGGCCGCCGGCACCCGCGCGGTGGCGCAGGGCGACTTCTCCAAGCGCCACCCGGTGTACCGGCGCGACGAATTGGGCATGCTGACCACGCTGTTCAACCGCATGACGCAGCAATTGGACGAGGCGCGGCAGGTGGCGGAAAAGAGCCGCGGCGAGCTGGAAGGCGGCAAGCTTTATCTGGAAAGCATACTGGCCAATCTGTCGGCCGGCGTCATTGCTTTTAGCGGCGACTGGCATATCCGGGCCGCCAATACCAGCGCTTCGCGCATTCTGGGCGTGGATTTCAGCCAGTTGGCCGAGCACCGCTTCCCGGAGTGGGGCGGCGTGATGCCGGCGGTGGCCAGCCTGGTGGAAACGGTGATGCAGCACGCGGACAGCGACGTGGAGAGCGACTGGCAGACCCAGCTCGGCTATGACACCGCCCAGGGCGAGCGCACGCTGCTGGTGCGCGGCGCGCGGCTGCCCGAGCATTCCAGCGACGGCTACGTGCTGGTGTTCAACGACATCACCGAGCTGGCCCGCGCCCAGCGCGACGCGGCCTGGGGCGAGGTGGCCAAGCGGCTGGCGCATGAGATCCGCAACCCGCTGACGCCCATCCAGCTGTCCGCCGAGCGGCTGGCGATGAAGCTGGCCGACAAGCTGGAAGGGCCGGATGCCGACATGCTCAAGCGCTCCACCGACACCATCATCAAGCAGGTGGGCGCGTTGAAAAGCATGGTGGAAGCTTTCCGCGACTATGCTCGCGCGCCCAAGATCAAACTGGTGAAACTTGATCTCAATCAGGTGATCCGGGAGGTCATGGCTCTTTACGAATCCAATCCTGCTGTTAAGATTGCGCTGGACGAAGTTCCGCTGATGATCATGGGGGATGCGGCTCTGCTGCGCCAGGTGCTGCATAACCTGATGCAAAACGCTCAGGATGCAGTCCTTGACGTTGGCATCCCGATGATTCAAATTAGCAGCCGACAAGAAGAAGGAAACGCGCTCGTTTGCGTCGAGGACAATGGCGCGGGCTTCGGCCCGGACATTCTCAGGCGCGCGTTCGAGCCGTACGTGACCAGTAAAGCCAAGGGAACCGGTCTAGGACTGGCCGTGGTCAAGAAGATTATGGAAGAACACCATGGACAGGTCATTTTGGGGAACGCCGAGCAGCAAGGCGCGCGTGTCCTTCTCTCCCTGCCATTGCTGGAGGCCTAA
- a CDS encoding HesA/MoeB/ThiF family protein, translating into MEDRELDDEALLRYSRHILLPEIDIAGQRRLLAARALIVGAGGLGSPAALYLASAGVGRITIVDDDAVELSNLQRQIAHDTASLGQGKAASAARRMLALNPTIEARPLAERLSGQRLMDEVAAHDLVLDCSDNFATRHAVNRACVAARVPLVSGAAVRFSGQLAVFDSRDAASPCYHCLFPDEGEASDGPCATFGVLSPLVGAIGSLQAVEAVKLLAGVPPALGKLTLYDALDGSFKQIRVPRDPACAVCGGA; encoded by the coding sequence ATGGAAGACCGCGAACTGGACGACGAGGCGCTGCTGCGCTACAGCCGCCACATCCTGTTGCCGGAGATCGACATCGCCGGCCAGCGCCGGCTGCTGGCGGCGCGCGCGCTGATCGTCGGCGCCGGCGGCCTGGGCTCGCCGGCGGCGCTGTACCTGGCCAGCGCCGGCGTCGGCCGCATCACCATCGTCGACGACGACGCGGTGGAACTGTCCAATCTGCAGCGCCAGATCGCCCACGATACCGCCAGCCTGGGCCAGGGCAAGGCGGCATCCGCCGCGCGGCGCATGCTGGCCTTGAATCCCACCATAGAGGCCAGGCCGCTGGCCGAGCGGCTATCTGGCCAGAGATTGATGGACGAAGTTGCCGCCCACGACCTGGTGCTGGATTGCTCGGACAATTTCGCCACCCGCCACGCGGTCAACCGCGCCTGCGTGGCCGCCAGGGTGCCGCTGGTGTCCGGCGCGGCGGTGCGCTTCTCCGGCCAGCTGGCGGTGTTCGACAGCCGCGACGCGGCCTCGCCGTGCTACCACTGCCTGTTTCCGGACGAGGGCGAGGCCAGCGACGGCCCCTGCGCCACCTTCGGCGTGCTGTCGCCCTTGGTGGGCGCGATAGGCAGCCTGCAAGCGGTGGAGGCGGTCAAGCTGCTGGCCGGCGTCCCGCCGGCGCTGGGCAAGCTGACCCTGTACGACGCGCTGGACGGAAGCTTCAAGCAGATCCGCGTGCCGCGCGATCCTGCTTGCGCCGTATGCGGGGGCGCATGA
- a CDS encoding acyl-CoA thioesterase, whose translation MAHHTRIKVRGYHLDLFGHVNNARYLEFLEEARWSQFEEQGGLDWFLQSGLALAVVNINIDYRRPALMGEQLVIETGMKSIGNRSAVIHQRVLLEGTDTVVAEADVTFVVFDAKQNKAVVLEGQLKAMLEQMTASTV comes from the coding sequence ATGGCGCATCACACCCGCATCAAGGTCCGCGGCTATCACCTGGACCTGTTCGGCCACGTCAATAACGCGCGTTACCTGGAATTCCTGGAAGAAGCGCGCTGGAGCCAGTTCGAGGAACAGGGCGGGCTGGACTGGTTCCTGCAATCCGGCCTGGCGCTGGCCGTGGTCAACATCAACATCGACTACCGCCGCCCGGCGCTGATGGGCGAGCAGCTGGTGATCGAAACCGGCATGAAGTCCATCGGCAACCGCAGCGCGGTGATCCACCAACGCGTGCTGCTGGAAGGCACCGACACCGTGGTAGCCGAGGCCGACGTCACCTTCGTGGTGTTCGACGCCAAGCAGAACAAGGCGGTGGTGCTGGAAGGGCAATTGAAGGCCATGCTGGAACAGATGACCGCCTCTACGGTCTGA
- the cutA gene encoding divalent-cation tolerance protein CutA, translated as MNPIPSNDCLLVVCNAPDAETAERIATTLVTEQLAACVNILAPCRSVYRWQGAVEQAEEIPLLIKTRADAYPQLEAKLAALHPYQVPEIVALPLAQGLPSYLTWVSNSVVSSGE; from the coding sequence TTGAATCCGATTCCATCTAACGATTGTTTACTGGTTGTCTGCAACGCGCCGGACGCGGAAACCGCCGAGCGCATCGCGACGACGCTGGTGACCGAGCAACTGGCCGCCTGCGTCAATATTCTGGCACCCTGCCGTTCAGTGTACCGCTGGCAGGGCGCGGTGGAGCAGGCCGAGGAAATTCCGCTGCTGATCAAGACCCGCGCTGACGCGTATCCGCAACTGGAGGCCAAGCTGGCGGCGCTGCACCCGTACCAGGTGCCGGAGATCGTCGCGCTGCCGCTGGCGCAGGGATTGCCCTCTTATCTCACATGGGTATCGAACAGCGTGGTTTCAAGTGGCGAATAA
- a CDS encoding Dps family protein: MDIGINEQDRQEIAHGLSRLLADSYTLYLKTHNFHWNVTGPMFNTLHLMFETQYNELALAVDAVAERIRALGHYAPGSYADYAKLTAIPEAAGTPPKAEDMIRQLVDGHETVCRTARSVFAVVERASDEPSADLLTQRLQVHEKTAWMLRSLLEK, from the coding sequence ATGGATATCGGCATCAACGAACAAGATCGCCAGGAAATCGCCCACGGCCTGTCCCGCCTGCTGGCAGACAGCTACACCCTGTACCTGAAGACGCACAACTTCCACTGGAACGTCACCGGGCCGATGTTCAACACCCTGCACCTGATGTTCGAGACCCAGTACAACGAACTGGCGCTGGCGGTGGACGCCGTCGCCGAGCGCATCCGCGCGCTCGGCCACTACGCGCCGGGCAGCTACGCCGACTACGCCAAGCTGACCGCCATTCCGGAAGCCGCCGGCACGCCGCCGAAGGCCGAGGACATGATCCGCCAGCTGGTGGACGGCCACGAAACCGTCTGCCGCACCGCCCGCAGCGTGTTCGCCGTGGTGGAGCGCGCCTCCGACGAGCCCAGCGCCGATCTGCTGACCCAGCGCCTGCAAGTGCACGAGAAAACCGCCTGGATGCTGCGCAGCCTGCTGGAAAAATAA
- a CDS encoding DUF167 domain-containing protein — MKPWLSCHDGHVRLTLHVQPGAKKTEAAGEHGECLKLRLAAPPVDGKANAALLAWLADRFGVAKRDVELLSGDKSRHKVVRIACGLDAAEALDRLGFH; from the coding sequence ATGAAACCTTGGTTGTCGTGCCATGACGGCCATGTCCGTCTGACGCTGCATGTGCAGCCGGGCGCCAAAAAGACCGAGGCGGCCGGCGAACATGGCGAGTGCCTGAAGCTCAGGCTGGCCGCGCCGCCGGTGGACGGCAAGGCCAATGCCGCGCTGCTGGCCTGGCTGGCCGATCGTTTCGGCGTCGCCAAGCGCGACGTGGAATTGTTGTCCGGCGACAAGAGCCGGCACAAGGTGGTGAGGATCGCCTGCGGGCTCGATGCCGCCGAGGCGCTGGACCGTCTGGGCTTTCACTGA